The Coffea arabica cultivar ET-39 chromosome 6e, Coffea Arabica ET-39 HiFi, whole genome shotgun sequence genome contains the following window.
GTGATTAGATAGTTCATAACAAGTTAATTAGGCTCTGCatgtagttaattaattagtttaatccagaaaaataaaatcaaaatgcaacctgccacatgcatgttcatccgagCCAAGCTGGAATAATTTTTAGAAAAGTAGATGTTGATGGCTGTTATTCGAACTTGATTCGGTACTGGAAATGTTAAGCCGTTAACTAAGTGTTTACAGGTCAAATTTGAGTAAGTAATACTATGttttaaccaagaaaataaaatgaaaacagaaagttTCTTCATACATGTTCATCCGTGACTAGCTGGAcagatttctggatttttgggatgtttgAAGCTGTTATTCGAattcgattttgaaccagaaatgttAATTAGCTAGCCAAAGGTTCACATGACGAATTTGAGAATCTAAAACCATGTTTTAGCcaaggaaaagttggatttataaaaccctaagtgctGGAAAAGTATTGATAGCCAAGGGGTATGAACCAGAATTTTCAGGTTGtctttggaaattttaattggtttctggaaatttattttatttttcccttggAATATAGTGGTTTAGTAATACATAAGAGATGTAAATTTTAAGTTGTTTAGCAATGAAGTATTGGATATATTGAAAGATTGAACAAAAAATGTTGATATATAAAGGCTAGAATTTCTTTTGTGATAGCCGAAGGTTGAGTTGGAATCTCAGCttggttttgaaatttttctttgaagcataatggttggaaatgcctggaatatgtAGTTTTAAAGTTCTATAAGATATGTTGATGTGAAACATTTGAATGGTGGTTTGAATTGATCAAAAATGTTGAAGTGTAGACCTAGAAACTTCTCAAGCAAGTTGATAGAGATAGTAaaggaattttccagatttcttgtgACGAATTTTAGTTCTAAAAATGTTGTTTTGGGCTGAAAATTTCGTATTATTGCACAATACACTCTGTAACTTAACAACCATCCTCTGCATGTCAAGTTAGTGTTaacaaaggagtttttcacaagtgaaaaatgagatttcagattttcggatttTACTGACCAGTCTCAgaaaaatgcttatatcttggtgtaggaaaattcgtttaaggtgccgtcagtggcatttgaaactagaatcatgggcctttgttctgtagaaatttcatatttttcctccatgtgtactgctgtccgtgactcctcaaagtaggctgtcctgcttgaatgtcctgtttcttcatgaaactgaattttgacttggatcgaacatttagcttatttgtgatttgaattcctgattgaattgtggttggaagtgattgatggttgtcaagggctaatgattgatgaagcccttggccatttgaatgattttataaatattaaagagTGATGAActttaattgctggaatttcttggaggccttaccttcattttgttttagttaagatgtgatatgagcttgccaaaaccaagtgctaatgattgacgaaacctTGGTCATTCGTTTTATTCTTGATCAGAATTGAATctgttgaaacctagggctaatgattgacgaagccctagtgagatttctatttgaaatgtgagttggttatattgacaaatctgaaatattaTGTGCTTGTAAATCGGAATCGTAAGGAATCCATTTTGGTCCTGCGAACTTGAGAAGTTTTTAAGcaagctatttaaatatatcttcACTCTAGTATGGTACGATAAAACTTAGCACTGAATgttaaagttagaaatttcGTGTAGGGATTTTCTAAACCTTGCCAACTCGATATTTCTCCTTTAAGCgtaaactagccttattacctttagaaaatgatttcactagttttaaaaccctaagtcttgatctatttccttttctttccttaaaacTGTCCCTGGCTAATTGTCTAGAGGAAAATTTCCAAATACAAGATTTTAGTGACTTTAACTAAAAATAGCAGAAAACTTCCTCGGCAAGGAAAATTTAttctaaataaaatagtacTAGCCGCACTtgtataaagaaaaatatttttaaggaaAGCCATATAAAACATTTCCTacttttacaaaatttcaaTCCTAAGTGGATGGTCGAattgtttcaagaaaataatactagttacccttttctaaggaaaagtatctcaaggaaaactataagaaacatttttactacttttgtcaagtttcaacctaagtagatttttgaaatttcttgagaAAGTAAACTAGCAATATATTAGATAATTCCCTATACGAATAAGTTTAAAATTTGAatagaaaacttatagtttcaaaatttggtattttaggatattgcgaggacgcggaattcgattcccaacttgacatctgaacttcactcttggtgagtgccCCTGCTTGTTCCATGCTTACcgggttaaagtgctttcttgactcaatatgtgataatttgcaaaactagtttttgatccatcgaagtgagcagtgtgtactttatcgcactagccgttcgagtggtgacctGCGTGAAACATCTTTTCTCATGAAtccgtgaatctaaatgtagttgcgtcgttgggtgaatccctcgacttctgaatccaactacggaaatgtcgctgggtgaatccctcgaccaatttcctgagggtatactcaagtatactgCTCCCAAATTTTCtaagggtatatctcgagtatactgcttccttagtcggtgttcgggcccgggacaggggtacgtacggtgacgggttaggattaaaatgagtggatctacatggactataagtagtgagagttgacggagggtcaactacgatgcatggtgatcaagcgaggaaaatggctcctgagggcccctgtatcctaccttgtgctgttatacgctttcctaactgttcaatttgGCTAAGTTATTACGcgctgtttgatttacgtgattgcatgttttggggcaccactgagctttagctcaccccacgtttacttgttttctttaacaggtgctggaaattgaaagctttgaaacttactcatgttttccttttggaatGCATTTGAATGCTATGACTTATTTTGTGGGCTGTAATGCGTTAATTTGGATAAtgtacttttattttggattaccacttgaagctggaaaatgtgtaaaccctaattcgagCGTTTGGCTTGTAAGTTTGTATTAGTGATGTATGTAATTATCTATCCGGATTGGTACGACTTTATACCTTGGATTGTAGCATGTGGGACGTTTAAGAGCTTCGATTGGCTATTTTAAAACAccgctatctctgaagttaatgtgatttTAGTGACGGTCTTCTTCGGgaaaattgttttgtaatagattaggttattcttcgaagggatttgggttagaatgcttgcgtgagtcctggcgagagctaggcaggcggcccgccaaccctttggttcgccttaggaggaagtagggtcgtcacagtttgtttgttttttttgtggATTAGTTTGTGTCTTTATTTTGGGCTAGAGTAGATGGCCCAATATACTAAATAAATGGCCCAATTTCGTTTGTTTTGCCCAAGTCAGAAACCGAATTTTGTAGTTCAGCCCCTAATCTGTTGAGTAATTTTATTGTGGctcaaaaattttagatttctttcatttagatccttaatttaattgtatTTTGGTCCCTAAGCTTTATAGAATTCTAATTTGACCACAAAAACTttctaatttttgcaatttagtcCCTATTCGTTTTTGGTTTCTCAATTATAATTGCTTCTTtcctttaattgttaattgtgtTTCATTTAAGCATTtaatttgtaaattttgtttgttttatgtttattcacattttctttaaaataataaggtgaatttggtatatgtttacattttcttttaaaataataagctttcatttatttaatttttttatgtttatttggGAGCATTTAAATGTCAAATTGTAATACATAGGTTTTACCCTTTTGtccaaaaaaatgtatttagatAGGTGATGTAAtatatagtttttatttttattttttttccaagaaatgttttagttagataaatgtaatagatatgtttattatttttccaaaattccccttttagattgtaaatAGGGtttccaaatgtaatagttaggttttatttgcttgcatgcttgtgtgtttatgtgcttACATGTTTACTTACTTTTTCTAGGATTGCGCATCTACATATTATGCCTAAGTGCTATATGATCTATGTGCTCTatgtatttatttgttttaattatactCTATATGCTTTGTTTATTTATAATAAGCATATGatatcaccacactagtccaatgctagttgtggcttttctcctcgatttctcactagtctaATACTAGTGAGAACTTGTAGAAATGGACTAGTCCAATACTAAACCTTTTAAGCCATAAATATGCTAGATTCATACTTTGGTGTGACATTTATTGCATCTCACatagttttttaattttttggttatttttattTACATGATATTTTCTCTGCTATTATTCCCTTACCCTCTATATGTTTGAACTATATCATTTAAAATTGCACCTCATTTTAGGAAATTAGAAgtaagttagttcatttgcttgtcttCGAATATGGGAAATGGACGAGTATGACTTTTTACCGTTAACACGCTATTATccctctataaaaaggaaaattgaatcaCGAATCTTAGTCTCCCGTACCTATTATATTGCATTCCCTCTTCTagatcatatatatatatatatatatatatatatatatatatatatatatatatatatatatatatatatatatatatatatatatctatatattataatttctttttttgaatttcattttttgcatattcgtgacttTTTCAAGGGATTATTTTTTGACTTTACAATTAATATGATTTGTATCAATTACACTTTAAACAGACATCCCGTCCCTCTCGATATTTCCTAGATCTGGATATGCATCCATATAGAagcatccaaatatgataaattttgtaggttagattaagaaaatttttgactaaatcttgCAACTAACCTTGGTTAGATTAAAACGGTGCCTTAGATCAAATTTTtatcttccctttcttcaaccgtgactctcgaactcttttctcttattttcaaagatctggagtcgtctaaaagggttttaattattttttatttaaaatatattttgaatgACTTGATACACCCAAATTCGATACTAAGTGTcaactctcttttttttaaaactctTTTTAGACTAATATTTTGGACTCAAATCATCGCATTATTTAAAAGCCCCATTTTAGccaattttgtttattttctaaaatcaaatacTCATTTTTAAAtgccatttcttttatttcaaaaaaaatagggCGCGATAAGCGACAAAtgagaaaggagaaaaagaaacataaaaataattaacatTTTTTTCCAAACGGCAACATCATATTAATCATAAAACAGTACAAAGTCAGAGTCTATCCTCCTTCAAGTTTGCTTGAGCTAGCTCTAGCAGCCATGTTGGGAAGTCACACTTTCATTCAGCAATATCTATCAAATCTATAACAAATTTTGCTAATTGATGACTTATAGAGTTGTTTGACCTTCTTGTGAAGGAGAAACAACATTTATCAAATTTAGTACGCAGGCTCCAAATATCTGCCAGTATAATAGCTATGGTACTATCTTCTTCATACGCATTAATCTTGTCTACCACCAACTTACAATCTGATTCAAACTCCACCTTCCTCCATCCCTCTCTCCTGGGTAGCCCCATCGCCTCCTTGATCACCAAGGCTTCCTCAACTTTTGCATTTGCACAGCTTGTAGTTGGACATGCCCAGGATCTTATCACCCTCCCATGCCTATCTCTTGCCACAATGCCCCATCCAGCTTTACCTCGCTTCATGTTCAGGGCTGCATCCGTATTGATCTTAATCCAATTATCTTGTGGTTTCTCCCAGCCTCTGGTTGCCCCCACCTTTCCTACACTATTACCCTCTTCCACTGTCCCTGCACCCTGGGCCAATTGATACTCATTCCACTCCAGCATTGCCTTATCTACTACTATCCTTGGATCAATGCATTTATTGTTGAATTGCTTGTCATTCCTGGCCTTCCAAATCTCCCATTTACTCTACCCATGGCCCCCCTAAGCTCTTCCCACCAATGCCAAAAACTCTTATTAAACACCTCCAACCCCTCCCAACTCAATGGAGCAGCTTTCCAAATTGCTCTAGCATTACTGCACATGAAAAGCATATGCTCCAATGTCTCTACACTTTCTCCACAGCACCTACACACAGGATCCCCTTTCTCACATTTCTCCCTCATCACTGCATTGGTTGGTAAAATCCCCTGCAAACATTTCCAAATGAAGTGTTTTAACTTGGTCTTCATGTTTAGACCCCAGAGGAAGTTCCAGTTCTGAGACTTCGACCTCGTAATGCTAGTTGACTCTAGATTCCCTTTAAAACATCTGTTCCCCCTTTTCATTTCCTTTACTTATTTATAACCAGACTTTACAGTATAGCCACCTGAACTTGACTTTGCCCAATATTCCTTATCTTATCTCTTGCCCAGACTCAATGGGATCCTTGCTATGCTCAATCTGTTCGGttcatcaaattcctgcaatagCAGCTCTTGATCCCATTTTCCATCCTTAATCAGCTTACTGACCCTTTGAATTGTACTCTCTGGATTCCTCTTTGATCTTATCCTCCCATCCTCAGTATCAGGTAGCCATCTGTCCTCCCACACCTTAATCTGATCACCATCTCCCACCCTTATTCGCATCCCTTCCTCCAATATCCCTCTGGCACTCAAAAGGCTTTTCCAACACCAAGAGTCACTGCCCTTCTGCCTTACCTCCCATACAGACTTCTCTGGAAAATATCTGGCTTTCATTATTCTGCTCATCAACAAGTTTGGTCTCATCTGGATCCTCCATAGCTGCTTTCCTAGTAATGCTAGGTTAAAATCCTGCAGGTCCCTAAAACCAAGACCCCCCTCTGACTTAGTTTCAGTCATTCTACTCCACCCAATCCAGTGTATCTTCCTTTCATCCTCCCTTTGTCCCCACCAGAACCTAGCCATTTCTAAGCAAATGAGTCTAGTTAAATCCTTTGGTAATCTGCAACATGACATACATAAGCATGGAGAGCTAAAATGACTGACTTAAGCAGAACCTTCTTGCCAGCTTGACTCAGAAGCTTTTCCTTCCATCCTTTCAGCCTGTTGACTGTCCTCTGCCTAACAAAGTCAAATATTTGTCTTTTAGATCTCCCAATGACTAAGGGCAATCCTAAATATTTGCTCTGCTGCACTTGCTGCATTCCTTCCAGTAACTTCAGCACTTCATCCTTCTGTCTTTCTTTTACATTTTTGCTGAAAAATATTGAAGACTTCTCCTTGTTTATGAGCTGTCCTGAAGCTTTCCCATAGATATCCAAAATCCTCATGAGCTGCATTGCATCAGTAGCCTTGGCTCTACAGAATATGAGTGAATCATCTGCAAAGAACAAATGCGACAGACTAGGAGCACCATTAGCAACTTTCATACCAGATAGAGTACCCCTTCTAGTGACCTTCCTTAATAAAGCAGAAAAACCTTCAGCACAAATTAGAAAAAGATATGGAGATAAAGGGTCTCCCTGCCTGAGCCCTCTAGATGGCTTAAAGAACCCCTTCTTTTCCCCATTAATGTTTACAGAATAGGAGACACCAAAAAGACACTCAAGAATCCATTGGATCCATCTGGGACAGAAGCCCATTTTCTGCATAACCTTTGCCAAGAAAACCCACTCTACCGTATTATAAGCCTTAGACATATCCAACTTAACAGCCATATAACCATTTTTTccagttcttttgtttttcaggAAGTGAATACATTCATGTGCAATAAGAACATTATCTAAGATCTGCCTGCCAGGAACAAAAGCAGACTGGGAGGGGCTAATGCAACAATCCAGAACAGTTTTGAGTTTGTTAGAAAGCACTTTTGAGATGACTTTATAAAGGACATTACATAAACTGATGGGCCCATACTCAGTAATCTTAGTGGGACAGTCTGTTTTAGGAATAAAACTAATCAGAGTTTCATTGATAGACTTAAGAATATGACCAGAATGGAAAAAGCCACGAATTGCACAAATAACATCCTCTCTGATCACATGCCAAAATTTCTGAAAGAAAATATGAGACATACCATCTGGCCCTGGGGACTTGTTAGGGTGCATGGATTTGACTGCCTGGTAGATTTCCTGTTCTGAGACTGGTCTGGTTAGCATTCTGTTCATGTCAGCAGTTATAGACAGTGGGAttccttccaaaatttcctCAAACTCTGTAGGATTATCAGATGCGAATAAGTGCTGAAAATAATCCACCACCTCCTCACATATCTCTCCCTCAGTATTGTACCACTCCCCAGTTTTCTTCTGTAACACCCTCAACTTATTTTGCCTCTTCCTACTCATTACACTTGCATGGAAGAAGCTTGTATTCTTATCACCCTCTGTTAACCACTTGACCCTGGCCTTTTGACTCCAGAATATCTCTTCCCTCTTGTATGCTTCTGCCAATTGCCTCTTAAGCCCCACAATCTTACCTCTACTGTCACTACTCCTACTCCCCTCACTTCCCTGATCTCTTTCTTAATCTGATCTATATGTTGCTTTGAATTCATGTTTAGCTTCCTACTCCATCTCAGAAGGCTAACTCTGACTTGCTTAATTTTATAATGCACCTTAAAAAGCCTAGAACCCTGCTGATCAGTCTCCCAAGCCTCCTTCACCACCTCCCCCACATCCCCTTGCATGAGCCACCTCCTATCAAACATAAATCTCTtcctccttttcctttcttctgaTGTAGTATCTAGAATCAGAGCACAATGATCAGAAGCCTCAGTTTCAACATGAGTGCACTTCACCTTTCCAACACTGTCACACCATTGCCTTGTTCCCAGAATACTATCAATTCTTTCTTTTACCTCTCCCTCCTTGTCCTAGTTGTTGCACCAGGTCCAAGGAACCCCCTCATAGCCAACATCTATCAACATATTCCTAGTAATGAACCTATTAAACGTCTCAAAACTTGCTTCTGACCTGATCCTACCTCCCCACTTCTCCCCATTGGAGGTAATATCATTCAAGTCTCTCATCAATACCCAACAATCTCCCCGAATCTATTTCCTTCTTTCTATTACCTGCCATTGTTGTTCTCTCACTTTATCATCCGTACTGGCATATGCACATACACACCACCAATCTCCCTTTCCCTCCTGGTCAGCCACTAACAGTTCTATAGTGAAACTAGTAAACAGAATAGTTTTCACCTGTAAATCATTCCTCCACATTACAGCCAAACCCCCAACCAAGCCTACTGGATCTACTACAAACAAATTATCAAACTTCACCCACTGCTTAATACTATTCATGtaactcttcttcttttttgtttcagaCAGAAAAATCAAAGAAGGGGAATGGACTCTCACAAGTTCCTTGAGttggggaactgtcaaggggctcccgCACCTCGACAGTTCCACACCAGAACTCTCATTGGAACTTGGGAGCCCCATTGAGGGAGGGCTCCACCACCTCAATAATCATAATACTATCTTCAACTACCTCCATCAATCTCGCCTTTTTCTTACCCTCACCCTTCTTGTGATCTACCAACTGTCCCCCATTATTGACatctatctttcttttccctaTTTCCAGCTCTTGCAGAGGTTTCCTCCCACTCACCTCCTGCACTAGCCTCTTCCATGTCTTACTGACTTTGTAGTTCCCTGTGCTGGTCTTGACCCCTTTTGACCCATTTTCTGCATATTTCCCCCTTCCTCCCCTTCCCTTCCCCTCCCTACCTTCTCCCACCCTGTCAGCATCTTCATCATCCACCCACATTGCCTCCTTCTCCCCTACCTCCCCCCCGCCCTTCCCCTCCACAGTTACTACATTTTTCTGACCCCCCTCTTCCCCATCTTCCTCAATAACTTCCTTGACTTCCTCCTGTGCATAGCACTCTCCCTTGCTCTCCTCCCTCCCTACCCCATGCTCACCCACTTTTGCCAACCCCTCCTGCTCTAACAACTCCCCCACTGTTCCCCTTTTCATGACCACATTCTGCCCCTCATCCTTGATATTTGGGGATCCAGGATTCCCAGAGAACCTGTGGAATTCTTTAGTATAGGTCAACATAGGGAAGTAAGGAAGACTACCCTCCCTATCCAGATTTGGTTCTCTTTCCCCCTCCTTCTCACATCTCTCCTCTTCCCTCTCATACCTAGCTTTCCTCCTAGGACTCCTAGGAAAGCTGGCCCTTAACCAATTACCATATTGATTCTCTTTGTCCATGTTCATTCTCTTCCTAGCACAATGACGTTCAGAATGTCCTATCAGTCCACAACAGAAGCAGAAATCAGAACACTTCTCGTATTTAAATTTGATTCATCTTGTCCTCCCCACAATTTTCACCATAACTCCTCTTGGTAAGGGCTCTCTCAAATCTAGATCTACTAGGATTTTTAAATGCCTACCATCCTTTCCTCCTCCCTGAGGGATAAGAACCTCTCTAACCCCCTCAAAAATTCCACCTATTTTCCTCCCTGCCTCATTCTTTGCCCAGTGAAGGGGGATATTCCATACCCGAACCCATACAGTAGTCTTACTAAACACCAGCTCCTCCTCCTCCAATCCCTCCTTCCACTCTAACAACACTAAAGGTTGACCATCATATATCCATGGGCCTTTGATTAGCACAAACTCAATATCCTTCCTATTTTCAAACCCAAACTGAAACATATTAGCTCTAATCTCAGTAACTTTTAAATTCCTTACCTGAGGCCACATGTTATTGGCAAAGCTCTTCATACCAGTAAAGTTAGCCTGCTTGTTCCCCCAAACTTTGCCAATCAAGCTCAATCTGCACTCCTCTATACCTTTTTCCAGCTCTTCGTTCTCCAGGCAAACTCCCTCCCGTTCATTTTCCGATAAGGAAAACTTTCGTAAGACCTCCTCAATACGCTCCATAGTCACAAATCCCACCGCCTATATTGCTTCAACTACCAGAACGCGTCTTCCCAGTCCAGCTCAAGGAAGCACCGCCGTCAACCACCGCACCTTGCCTCTGTCCCCCAGCCAGACAGTATAGCTTAGAGATCTGAGAACTAAgcgaaaatctggaaaaccgAGACGAAATCAAATGATAACAAACaaacagaaaaaagaagaaaattaaaaggaagctcaactcattcttcttGCAACCCAAAAGAACTAACAGTAAATGGCTATTAACTGAAAATGCGCTAGCTATGACAGACGAATGAAATATTCTTAGTAAGGAGGTGATGAAAGAAGGAATGAATCACTGCAGTATTCTTGCAGTTGTTCATAATTGCATCGATCGGAGATTGAGAAGATCAAATAGTTCTTCCCGCTTTCTGTTATTTTGGAGTTCGAAAagagaaagattttgaaaaagttGTTAGAAGGTGTGGCTCCCACCGAGGGGAGAAATCTCTCTCTAGAATGAGAGAAAAGCTTTCAAAGTGAGAGACTAATGGCTGCAACTAGTTGCAATGGGAATTTCTATGCTATGACACGAGATCAAACTTTAGTGACTATtcgtttttaaaaaaataattaacattaaagaggccctttttttttttgataatattAAAGAGGCCCTTTTGTGTTTAAAATATCAAGGAAAGGGGCGTACAATGTCTATTTAACGGAGT
Protein-coding sequences here:
- the LOC113696824 gene encoding uncharacterized protein — its product is MLEWNEYQLAQGAGTVEEGNSVGKVGATRGWEKPQDNWIKINTDAALNMKRGKAGWGIVARDRHGRVIRSWACPTTSCANAKVEEALVIKEAMGLPRREGWRKVEFESDCKLVVDKINAYEEDSTIAIILADIWSLRTKFDKCCFSFTRRSNNSISHQLAKFVIDLIDIAE